The proteins below are encoded in one region of Belonocnema kinseyi isolate 2016_QV_RU_SX_M_011 chromosome 1, B_treatae_v1, whole genome shotgun sequence:
- the LOC117175857 gene encoding poly [ADP-ribose] polymerase tankyrase-1-like produces MSGNRWKKAILFWEKNNQSKLPSQRLSITKSLFESAENGDTEKIKDILDKAVININTKLGSETILHVAAFNGHANLVDFLCKNGAQINKRDHDNLSPLCISVLKNHLEVVKVLLNHGADPEGSFRISLDLQSKSISSILVQYGTLFDTCISTCSDSSLLDQFSNIFLSSPNIDLNARTAGTICLYHWEKGLTPLHLAVDRGKESLVQKLIGFGANVNAKSETKLTPLDLAVRNDHLRIVECLLNNGAEVRHSSAVDTGLLFVSEKASFVRNDPRSQEDFTVLVRITEILLKNRVAVNCHDCKGFTPLHYAACVNEFRPEIVRLLLDHGADVNAVNKNHATPIFYTKNELILELLIERGANINYVSTTLFTPLSHMFNCDRLSCVDLLLKRGADVSIQNSEGKTILDIYEPRYFYENLEILENLVNSVSDLNFVIRYLGKSNLPPKLIDTLAALVVKRKVAKGISIDMEMLEPDYPFGIYRYFRSRVPICETEIQRMKARKIHLQDFTCFDILDMPISKLLNYVEREELQKLVSDNIEGDFPIYAEMFKRHVEKARHRRSLIGLNAEAFKRLIHQLHKLKLPDLVVYQIIPMLSNKHLINLAQVLSVCDKDGFIR; encoded by the coding sequence ATGTCTGGCAATCGctggaaaaaagcaattttattctgggaaaaaaataatcaaagtaaACTACCCAGTCAAAGGTTAAGTATAACTAAATCGCTATTCGAATCAGCCGAAAATGGGGACACAGAGAAAATAAAAGACATCTTAGACAAAGCAGTAATTAATATTAACACAAAATTAGGAAGCGAAACAATCCTACATGTTGCCGCTTTCAACGGACATGCAAATTTAGTGGATTTTCTCTGCAAAAATGGTGCTCAGATCAACAAACGAGATCATGACAATTTGTCTCCTCTTTGTAtctctgttttgaaaaatcatttggaaGTGGTCAAGGTTCTTCTGAATCATGGAGCTGATCCAGAAGGCTCCTTCAGAATTTCACTTGACCTCCAGTCTAAAAGCATTTCCTCAATTCTTGTTCAATACGGGACCTTGTTCGACACATGTATATCCACTTGCTCTGATTCCTCCTTGTTGGatcaattttccaatatttttttaagctcgCCAAATATCGATCTCAATGCTAGAACAGCCGGGACGATATGTCTTTATCACTGGGAAAAGGGTTTGACGCCTCTTCACCTGGCTGTCGACAGAGGGAAGGAAAGCCTGGTGCAAAAACTGATTGGCTTCGGGGCTAATGTCAATGCAAAATCAGAGACAAAGCTGACACCCCTGGATTTAGCAGTCAGAAACGATCATCTGAGAATTGTCGAGTGTCTTTTAAATAATGGCGCAGAAGTGAGACACTCGTCTGCTGTTGATACGGGATTACTTTTCGTCTCGGAAAAGGCATCATTCGTAAGGAATGATCCTCGTTCGCAGGAAGATTTTACAGTTTTGGTGAGAATAACGGAAATTCTCTTGAAGAACAGAGTTGCTGTAAATTGTCATGATTGTAAAGGTTTTACGCCACTACATTATGCGGCTTGTGTCAATGAATTTCGGCCGGAAATAGTCAGACTTCTTCTCGACCATGGCGCTGATGTCAATGCTGTTAATAAAAATCACGCTACAcctattttttatacaaagaatGAGTTGATTCTTGAACTGCTGATAGAGAGAGGAGCAAATATCAATTATGTGTCCACTACGTTATTTACACCTCTTTCGCACATGTTTAATTGCGATCGATTATCATGTGTGGATCTTCTTTTGAAGAGAGGAGCTGATGTCAGTATTCAGAACTCTGAAGGGAAAACCATTCTAGACATTTATGAACCTCGTTACTTTTATGAAAATCTTGAAATCCTCGAGAATTTAGTTAACTCTGTATCTGATCTCAATTTTGTGATTCGTTATCTTGGAAAGTCTAATCTGCCTCCGAAGTTGATTGACACTTTGGCTGCCCTGGTTGTCAAGAGAAAAGTGGCTAAAGGAATTAGCATCGATATGGAAATGTTAGAACCGGATTATCCATTTGGTATTTACCGGTATTTCCGTTCAAGAGTTCCGATTTGTGAAACCGAAATTCAGAGAATGAAAGCGAGGAAGATTCATCTTCAGGATTTCACTTGCTTCGATATTTTAGATATGCCGATCAGCAAGCTTTTGAATTATGTCGAAAGGGAAGAACTTCAGAAATTGGTTTCTGATAATATTGAGGGAGATTTTCCGATTTATGCTGAGATGTTTAAAAGGCATGTTGAAAAAGCAAGACACCGAAGATCTTTAATTGGTTTGAATGCAGAAGCTTTTAAGAGATTAATCCACCAACTTCATAAGTTAAAGTTGCCTGATCTTGTTGTTTATCAAATAATTCCGATGTTAAGTAACAAGCATTTGATTAATCTGGCGCAAGTTTTGTCTGTGTGTGATAAGGATGGCTTTATAAGATAg